A window of the Banduia mediterranea genome harbors these coding sequences:
- the uvrA gene encoding excinuclease ABC subunit UvrA → MSMDAIRIRGARTHNLKNVSLDLPRDRLIVFTGLSGSGKSSLAFDTLYAEGQRRYVESLSAYARQFLSMMQKPDVDTIEGLSPAISIEQKSTSHNPRSTVGTVTEIHDYLRLLYARVGQPRCPDHGTVLEAQEVSQMVDSVLAQPEGSAWLLLAPVIRGRKGEHADVFEQMRAQGFVRARVDGRVYELEEIPTLNRKLKHDVEVVVDRFKVRAPAADGGDAGGGLKQRLAESFETALKLAEGLACIAPHSGEGEHISFSSRMSCPVCGYSLPELEPRLFSFNAPHGACPSCDGLGQMQVCDPDRVVAHPELSLAAGAIRSWDRRNPYYWAILQSLAEHYDFDLEVPFVRMPQKARDIVLYGSGTDRIAFRYPDERGRKATRTHRFEGIIPNLERRYRETESDAVREELAKYRSDKPCPACDGDRLNRAARNVFVAEQPLPALTRLSIREAEDWFRALELPGHKGQIADKIIKEISARLGFLNNVGLDYLMLSRSAESLSGGEAQRIRLASQIGAGLVGVMYVLDEPSIGLHQRDNERLLQTLTRLRDLGNTVIVVEHDEDAIRAADYVVDIGPGAGVHGGEIVAHGSPADLEKAERSWTGKYLSGEVRIEVPKQRVKPQDERWLQLKGATGNNLRNVDAEFPLGLFTCVTGVSGSGKSTLVNDTLYAYAARELNGAGIQHSPLREIAGLDSLDKVIDINQAPIGRTPRSNPATYTGLFTPIRELYAAVPESRARGYTPGRFSFNVKGGRCETCQGDGVIKVEMHFLPDVYVTCDTCHGRRYNRETLEIKYKGKAINEALDMTVEDALEFFGAVPVLKRKLDTLMEVGLSYITLGQNATTLSGGEAQRVKLAKELSRRDTGQTLYILDEPTTGLHFHDVAQLLKVLERLREHGNTVIVIEHNLDVIKRADWLIDLGPEGGNGGGEIVAAGTPEAVAKLKRSYTGHFLKPILKRGW, encoded by the coding sequence ATGTCCATGGACGCCATCCGCATCCGCGGCGCGCGCACGCACAACCTCAAGAATGTCTCGCTGGACCTGCCTCGCGATCGCTTGATCGTGTTCACCGGCCTGTCCGGCTCCGGCAAGTCCTCGCTCGCCTTCGACACGCTCTACGCCGAAGGACAGCGACGCTATGTCGAATCGCTGTCGGCCTATGCCCGGCAGTTCCTGTCGATGATGCAGAAGCCCGACGTGGACACCATCGAGGGCCTGTCGCCGGCGATTTCGATCGAGCAGAAATCGACCTCGCATAATCCGCGCTCGACCGTCGGCACCGTCACAGAAATCCACGATTACCTGCGCCTGCTGTACGCGCGTGTCGGCCAGCCGCGCTGCCCGGACCACGGCACCGTGCTCGAAGCGCAGGAAGTGTCACAAATGGTGGACAGCGTGCTGGCGCAGCCCGAAGGCTCGGCCTGGTTGCTGCTGGCGCCGGTGATCCGCGGCCGCAAGGGCGAGCACGCGGACGTGTTCGAGCAGATGCGTGCGCAGGGCTTCGTGCGCGCACGCGTCGACGGACGCGTCTACGAACTGGAGGAGATCCCCACCCTCAACCGCAAGCTCAAGCATGACGTGGAGGTGGTGGTCGACCGCTTCAAGGTGCGCGCTCCCGCTGCGGACGGCGGCGATGCGGGCGGCGGATTGAAGCAGCGCCTGGCGGAATCCTTCGAAACCGCACTCAAGCTGGCCGAGGGCCTGGCCTGTATCGCACCGCATTCCGGCGAAGGCGAGCACATCAGCTTCAGCTCCAGGATGTCCTGCCCGGTTTGTGGCTATTCGCTGCCGGAGCTGGAACCGCGCCTGTTCTCGTTCAACGCGCCGCACGGTGCCTGCCCGAGCTGCGACGGTCTCGGCCAGATGCAGGTGTGCGACCCGGACCGCGTGGTCGCGCATCCTGAGCTGTCGCTGGCGGCCGGCGCGATCCGCAGCTGGGACCGCCGCAATCCCTACTACTGGGCGATCCTGCAGTCGCTGGCCGAACACTACGACTTCGACCTGGAAGTGCCGTTCGTGCGTATGCCGCAAAAGGCGCGCGACATCGTTCTGTACGGCAGCGGCACTGACAGGATCGCGTTCCGCTACCCGGACGAACGCGGCCGCAAGGCCACGCGTACGCACCGTTTCGAAGGCATCATTCCCAATCTGGAGCGGCGCTACCGCGAAACCGAATCCGACGCCGTGCGCGAGGAACTGGCCAAGTACCGCTCGGACAAGCCCTGCCCCGCCTGCGACGGAGACCGCCTGAACCGTGCCGCGCGCAATGTGTTCGTCGCTGAACAGCCCTTGCCGGCGCTGACGCGGCTGTCGATCCGCGAGGCCGAGGACTGGTTCCGCGCGCTGGAGCTGCCCGGCCACAAGGGCCAGATCGCCGACAAGATCATCAAGGAGATTTCGGCGCGCCTGGGCTTTCTCAACAACGTGGGTCTGGATTACCTGATGCTGTCACGCTCGGCCGAGAGCCTGTCCGGCGGCGAGGCGCAGCGCATCCGCCTGGCCTCGCAGATCGGCGCCGGCCTGGTCGGCGTGATGTACGTGCTGGACGAACCCAGCATCGGCCTGCACCAGCGCGACAACGAACGCCTGCTGCAGACGCTGACGCGCCTGCGCGATCTCGGCAACACCGTGATCGTGGTCGAACACGACGAGGATGCGATCCGCGCCGCCGACTACGTGGTCGACATCGGCCCCGGTGCCGGCGTGCACGGTGGCGAGATCGTCGCCCACGGCTCCCCGGCCGATCTCGAAAAGGCGGAACGGTCCTGGACCGGAAAATACCTGTCCGGCGAAGTCCGCATCGAAGTCCCCAAGCAACGCGTGAAGCCACAGGACGAACGCTGGCTGCAGCTCAAGGGCGCGACCGGCAACAACCTCAGGAATGTCGATGCGGAATTTCCACTGGGCCTGTTCACCTGCGTCACCGGCGTGTCCGGTTCCGGCAAGTCCACGCTGGTCAACGACACGCTCTACGCCTATGCCGCGCGCGAACTCAATGGCGCCGGCATTCAGCACTCGCCGCTCAGGGAGATCGCCGGCCTGGATTCGCTGGACAAGGTGATCGACATCAACCAGGCGCCGATCGGGCGCACGCCGCGCTCCAATCCGGCGACCTACACCGGTTTGTTCACGCCGATCCGCGAACTCTATGCCGCGGTGCCCGAGTCGCGCGCGCGCGGCTACACGCCCGGCCGTTTCAGCTTCAACGTCAAGGGCGGTCGCTGCGAAACCTGCCAGGGCGACGGCGTGATCAAGGTGGAGATGCACTTCCTGCCGGACGTCTACGTCACCTGCGACACCTGCCACGGCCGCCGCTACAACCGCGAAACCCTGGAGATCAAGTACAAGGGCAAGGCGATCAACGAGGCCCTGGACATGACGGTCGAGGACGCGCTGGAGTTCTTCGGTGCAGTGCCAGTGCTCAAGCGCAAGCTCGACACCCTGATGGAAGTCGGTCTCTCGTACATCACCCTGGGACAGAACGCGACCACGCTGTCCGGCGGTGAGGCGCAGCGCGTCAAGCTGGCCAAGGAACTGTCACGCCGCGACACCGGGCAGACGCTCTACATCCTCGACGAGCCGACCACCGGCCTGCACTTTCATGACGTGGCGCAACTGCTCAAAGTACTGGAACGCCTGCGCGAGCATGGCAATACCGTGATCGTGATCGAACACAATCTCGATGTCATCAAACGTGCCGACTGGCTGATCGATCTCGGCCCGGAAGGCGGCAACGGCGGCGGCGAAATCGTCGCCGCCGGCACCCCCGAGGCCGTGGCCAAGCTCAAGCGCTCGTATACCGGGCACTTCCTCAAGCCGATTCTCAAGCGCGGCTGGTAG
- a CDS encoding MFS transporter — MNSIERRATGGLALVYALRMMGLFMVLPVFTPYAEDLPGGATPQQIGLALGIYGLTQAVLQIPLGWLSDRIGRKPIILAGMAVFAAGSWLSSSADTIEWLIVGRALQGAGAISSAVSALLADVTRAQVRTQAMTLMGAGMGGAFVLALIIGPPVAGVIGVDGIFAGAGWLALLTLPILIFMVPKAPRLSATRGRVRDVIRDGRLLRIDGGIFLLHAAMTASFLMLPAAIGEAMHLDQAAQWEVYLPVMLLSLFLVFPIIRIAEKHGLQRSAMVGAILALASALLTLGFAEHHPAVLVGALGLFFIGFNYLEGALPSLISRIAPADNKGAALGVYATSQFLGAFVGGAVIGGNAMDWLGMHGFAVVALLPLIWLSFVSGIPVVPRDEAPVEGEPAASQR, encoded by the coding sequence ATGAACTCGATCGAACGGCGCGCCACGGGCGGTCTCGCCCTCGTCTACGCCCTGCGCATGATGGGCCTGTTCATGGTCCTCCCGGTATTCACGCCCTATGCCGAAGATCTGCCGGGCGGCGCCACGCCGCAGCAGATCGGTCTGGCGCTGGGCATCTACGGGCTGACCCAGGCGGTGTTGCAGATTCCGCTGGGCTGGCTGTCCGACCGAATCGGCCGCAAGCCGATCATCCTCGCCGGCATGGCCGTCTTCGCCGCCGGCAGCTGGCTGTCGTCCAGTGCCGACACCATAGAATGGCTGATCGTCGGGCGTGCGCTGCAGGGCGCCGGCGCCATTTCCTCCGCCGTCAGCGCCCTGCTGGCCGATGTCACGCGTGCCCAGGTGCGCACCCAGGCGATGACCCTCATGGGTGCCGGCATGGGCGGCGCCTTCGTGCTGGCGCTGATCATCGGGCCGCCGGTGGCGGGTGTGATCGGCGTCGACGGAATCTTCGCGGGCGCTGGCTGGCTCGCCCTGCTGACCCTGCCGATCCTGATCTTCATGGTGCCCAAGGCGCCGCGTCTGAGCGCTACGCGAGGGCGCGTGCGCGATGTGATCCGTGACGGTCGCCTGTTGCGCATCGATGGCGGCATTTTCCTGCTGCACGCGGCGATGACGGCAAGCTTCCTGATGTTGCCCGCGGCGATCGGCGAGGCCATGCACCTCGATCAGGCAGCGCAGTGGGAGGTCTACCTGCCGGTGATGCTGCTGTCGCTGTTCCTGGTCTTCCCGATCATCCGCATCGCCGAGAAGCACGGCCTGCAGCGCAGTGCCATGGTCGGCGCGATACTGGCGCTGGCCTCGGCGCTGCTGACACTCGGTTTCGCCGAACATCACCCGGCGGTTCTGGTGGGCGCGCTGGGTCTGTTCTTCATCGGCTTCAACTATCTGGAAGGTGCGCTGCCGTCGCTGATCTCGCGGATCGCGCCGGCCGACAACAAGGGCGCGGCGCTGGGGGTCTATGCCACCTCCCAGTTTCTGGGCGCCTTCGTCGGTGGCGCCGTGATCGGCGGCAATGCCATGGACTGGTTGGGAATGCACGGCTTTGCCGTGGTCGCGCTGCTGCCGCTGATCTGGCTGAGCTTCGTGTCCGGCATTCCGGTGGTGCCGCGTGACGAGGCGCCGGTCGAGGGCGAGCCGGCAGCGTCGCAGCGCTGA
- the ssb gene encoding single-stranded DNA-binding protein: MARGINKVILIGNLGQDPEVRYTASGTAIANLRIATSEQWRDKQTGENKENTEWHTVVLFGKTAEIAGQYLKKGRQVYLEGRLQTRKWQDKSGNERYSTEVVANEMQMLGSTTGGGGGGTASYDRGDSSPPPSRSASPEPAMDRDFEDDDIPF; encoded by the coding sequence ATGGCCCGCGGCATCAACAAAGTCATCTTGATCGGCAATCTCGGCCAGGATCCGGAAGTGCGCTACACGGCGTCCGGTACGGCCATCGCCAATCTGCGCATTGCCACCTCCGAGCAATGGCGCGACAAGCAGACCGGCGAGAACAAGGAAAACACCGAGTGGCACACCGTCGTGCTGTTCGGCAAGACTGCGGAAATCGCCGGTCAATACCTCAAGAAGGGCCGTCAGGTCTATCTGGAAGGTCGCCTGCAGACGCGCAAGTGGCAGGACAAGTCCGGAAACGAGCGCTACAGCACCGAAGTCGTTGCCAATGAAATGCAGATGCTCGGCAGCACCACGGGCGGTGGTGGCGGCGGTACGGCCAGTTATGACCGAGGCGACAGCAGTCCGCCACCGTCTCGAAGCGCCTCGCCCGAACCGGCGATGGACCGCGACTTCGAGGACGACGATATTCCCTTCTAG
- a CDS encoding MFS transporter, which yields MDRRRIAVCLAGAAAFVPLYSPQSLLPLLRGWVGHDAFLAGLIISAGTFGVAVAAPFIGLVADRLGRRRVIVLASFSAVVPTVLAALSPSVHWLIAFRFLEGLSLPAIFAVTVAYVNEEWQAHEARAVTGLYAAGTITGGFSGRFLSGVAAEFLGWRFGFVALALTQLLLAVLICRWLAPDRPRLPRPAGTQPKLWSLLRMPQLRSAYAAGFSLLFALVAGFTYISLRLAEPPFDLGPGGLSMIFTVYLVGVTITPVSGRLLNAFGHARVLSGAWTVAVAGLVLTTLPWLTAVVLGLTLFSAGLFVAQITATSFVGEAVPQARGAAIGLYVTCYYLGGSVGGILPAPLWAHFGWPGVVVLIAVTAALSAQLGRRAFRVPQPARVAGETQ from the coding sequence ATGGATCGTCGGCGTATTGCCGTCTGTCTGGCGGGCGCCGCGGCCTTCGTGCCGCTCTATTCACCGCAATCGCTGCTGCCGTTGCTGCGCGGCTGGGTGGGCCACGACGCATTTCTGGCCGGCCTGATCATTTCGGCTGGCACGTTCGGTGTGGCGGTTGCCGCGCCGTTCATTGGCTTGGTCGCCGACCGTCTGGGCCGTCGACGCGTCATCGTTCTCGCCAGTTTTTCGGCGGTGGTGCCCACCGTGCTTGCCGCGCTGTCGCCGAGCGTGCATTGGTTGATCGCCTTCCGCTTTCTCGAAGGGCTGAGCCTGCCGGCAATCTTCGCCGTCACGGTGGCCTATGTGAACGAGGAATGGCAAGCGCACGAGGCACGTGCGGTCACCGGACTGTATGCGGCCGGCACGATCACGGGTGGTTTTTCGGGACGCTTCCTGTCCGGTGTGGCCGCCGAATTTCTGGGCTGGCGCTTCGGTTTTGTCGCGCTGGCGCTGACGCAGCTGCTGCTGGCGGTGCTGATCTGCCGCTGGTTGGCGCCAGACAGGCCTCGCCTGCCGCGCCCCGCCGGCACGCAGCCGAAACTGTGGTCCCTGTTGCGCATGCCGCAGTTGCGCAGCGCCTATGCAGCGGGTTTCAGTCTGTTGTTTGCCCTGGTCGCCGGTTTTACCTACATCTCGCTGCGCCTGGCGGAGCCGCCGTTCGATCTGGGGCCGGGGGGGCTGTCGATGATTTTCACGGTCTATCTGGTTGGCGTGACGATCACGCCGGTGTCCGGTCGGCTGCTCAATGCCTTCGGTCATGCTCGGGTGCTGTCGGGCGCCTGGACCGTTGCCGTGGCCGGACTGGTCCTTACGACCCTGCCTTGGCTGACGGCTGTGGTGCTGGGTCTGACCCTCTTCTCCGCAGGTCTGTTCGTGGCGCAGATCACGGCGACCAGTTTTGTCGGAGAAGCCGTGCCGCAGGCGCGCGGCGCAGCGATCGGGCTCTACGTGACCTGCTATTACCTCGGCGGCAGTGTTGGTGGCATTCTACCGGCGCCGCTGTGGGCACACTTCGGCTGGCCGGGCGTCGTCGTCCTGATTGCTGTGACCGCCGCCTTGTCGGCCCAGCTCGGTCGGCGCGCATTCCGTGTTCCGCAACCCGCCCGTGTCGCAGGAGAAACACAATGA
- a CDS encoding MBL fold metallo-hydrolase, whose amino-acid sequence MSRLQAEILPVTAFQQNCSLVWDAQTMQGTLVDAGGDPDRLLAAVAARGVKLEKLLVTHGHLDHCGVVAELAERLGLPIEGPHRDDAFWIESMPQLAQQYGFPPSRSFVPDRWLEDGDRVQLGGLDFDVIHCPGHTPGHVVFHHAPSQLAFVGDVLFQGSIGRTDFPRGNHQDLIDSIRNKLFPRGDEIRFVPGHGPISTFGQERRSNPYVADSVVGT is encoded by the coding sequence ATGAGTCGCTTGCAGGCCGAAATCCTTCCGGTCACCGCGTTTCAGCAGAACTGCTCGCTGGTCTGGGACGCACAAACCATGCAGGGAACGCTGGTCGATGCCGGCGGCGATCCGGACCGGCTGCTGGCTGCAGTGGCCGCGCGCGGCGTGAAACTGGAGAAGCTGCTGGTCACCCACGGTCATCTCGACCACTGCGGTGTCGTCGCGGAACTCGCGGAGCGGCTCGGTCTACCGATTGAAGGCCCGCATCGTGATGATGCGTTCTGGATCGAGTCGATGCCGCAGCTGGCGCAGCAATACGGCTTTCCGCCCAGCCGCAGCTTCGTGCCGGATCGCTGGCTCGAAGACGGTGACCGTGTTCAGCTGGGCGGGCTCGACTTCGACGTGATCCACTGCCCCGGCCATACGCCGGGACACGTTGTGTTTCATCACGCGCCGTCGCAACTCGCTTTCGTCGGCGATGTGCTGTTTCAGGGTTCGATCGGCCGCACCGACTTCCCGCGCGGAAACCATCAGGATCTGATCGACTCGATCCGCAACAAGCTGTTCCCGCGTGGCGACGAGATCCGGTTCGTGCCGGGACATGGACCGATTTCCACATTCGGCCAGGAGCGGCGCAGCAATCCCTATGTGGCGGATTCGGTTGTCGGCACGTAG